GGCGAGCTCTGTAAACTAAATAACATAGGTAACATCACATACTAGATAATAGTACAATACTATATACATCATCATTGTAGGATACAGCTGCTTTACTATTGTTCCTACAAAAAAACCTTTTGTATCAAACTGTGTGCAGTTGTTAAagaatcaataattattaacgtgAGATCagtatacagtcaaaaccgtttacgacgatatcgtttagaacaacataccggttatagtGACCGAAATCATGTCCCGGCGGGTaaaagtattaggtacttaataacaacgacTATCGGGTTTttcgaccaaatatgagtagtcccttcgatgtcgttataacagatatTTCCATAACGAAGTTAGGAAGTTAgctaatatattgaaataataatcaagTACAACtagtttaacattttatttacttaatcagaataaaatcaaaaactaGCTTTCCACacacatttacataaaaataatctatagaaataattagTATAGAATACCTAGTCATGGGTcaagaaataattgtaatactcAATAACCACTTGGAATGTTCGAGCTGTTTTTtcactattatatatactaaatatattattataatcctaGAGTTATTACTTGTAATGATATCAAAACtagtatacaataaaaacttagAATATCAAAGCTATATAACGACGACCAGTCTCCTTCGAGCGGTTTGACCCTTAGCGTTGCGTAGATATATGGGGTCTccctgcatcttctaccgcatttacaattcagaggagttgtttggACTTATACCTACAgatgagtttcattatcgcaAGTCAGGGCAGAATAAAAATACCATCCATATCACCtcaacgtccgtcgttccacatcatcactatgtggaactagctgccGAATGAAGCATATCCAAttagacttagggtccttcaagaaaagagcgtaccaatacttaaaaggccagcaccGCGATTGCGAGCCgtttggcaatgtgagtgtccatgggtatcacttaacagttGAGCCtgccgtttgcctcctattacgtaaaaaataccagtaatagaaaaatatatactaaaataaatcttaatagCTTGGTCATATGTTcactaatatttttgtaggaCGGGAATGAAGCGGGTTCTTGAAGGAACTCTTCAGATGATTGGACGTGAAGGCGAAGGTCGTATGGTGATCAAGTATGCGTCTCTTCCTGTGCCATATGACAACGAATTCGTCATCCTGGATACAGATTATGACAACTACGCTGTCATGTGGGCTTGCAGTGGGGTCGGACCTGTGCATATAcgtaagaaattttattaaattttttaaatattttgattacattATCTATAGAAGTTGATattgttacttaaaaaatgtgtttgatTTTCATCTATCAACATTTCTTGAAAGTGCGtttgatatacatataaaaaaagcaacaaaatttattgattaagtATGTTATCTATTACCATTAAgtaaatgttttcttaaacatttccttaataaataatgtgtaaaataatcCAAATATACTACATGCCTACAtctttttactattttttaccATCTTTTACAGAAAACGCCTGGATTTTAACACGTGAACGCCTTCCAACTCTACAATTAATGCAAAATGCGTACGGAGTCCTTGACAGGTTCAAGATCTCCAGAACATTCTTCGTAAAGACCAACCAAGCTGACTGCAACATCCTACCTCAACCTGCAGCCGAGCCATTGGATTTGAAGAATGACGTCATCATCGATGCCAAGAACGCTGTTCCAGAGTTAAAAGCCGAGGcggtaatacattttatttcagataaatTTGTCTGTTAATTGTTTACAATACatgtacatttttatgtatagttTGTATATACAATTAGTAATTGTATGCTAGCAAccgattttaatataaagggcCGTTTACGTATTAATACACGTAACACGTTCACGTGTTACTCacaattttttgtaggaatcctcgaaaatgcatttcgttttcaagcatagacaatgtgtggctAATATGTGAAAAAACAGTAAacaattactgttgacgtaatcatcaaataagaaaatcaaagatccCCATCcccctatagtgcttacgtaatacttgaacgacCCGTAAAGTTTGTATACTGTATGAAAACACAAAATTGGGTGGTTAAAAGACGTCTCAATGATGGGAAACCTTAGAGAGTGCCAAttcggtatttttttatatccgtGTGTCAAGGGTAATAAAAGTAGTATTTACGCGGCGTATATGTGAGAGCAGTactggcctagtggcttcagcgtgtgactttcatccctgaggttgtaggttcgatctccggcctTGCACTAAAGGACTTTCCTTCTATGTGCGTAGTCAACATTAgttcaaacggtgaaggaaaacatcgtgaggaaaccggcttgccttagaaagCAATCTGAGGTCGAGACCTAAAaaacgttgtagcgccactgattcctttatttattgcatttatGTTTCCGTATTCCGCCGAAAACGGCGGGATTGCACGttctgaaataattttactttagtaTTGGATAATCAAAAAAGATTCCGGTTTTGTAATCAAATAAGGCTATCAATCTGTAAacttaaatagttatttaatttatcaggTGGGTTCAGTTAAGATTTTGGAACGATCAGCCATCCCAGAGGTGATGGAGCCAGCAAAACCCATGAATATGCCTGAGGCTGAAAAGAAAGACGAGAAAATGGAAAAACCTATGGAAATCAAAGAGGAGATAATCAAGAAGGAGGATATGCTGAAGAAAGATGACATGATGAAGGAAGAAATGATGATAAAAGAGGATATGAAAAAGGAAGAGATGATAAAAGAAGAGATGAaaaaaaaggaagaaattaaGAAGGAAGTTAtggaaaagaaagaaaaagcAAAAAGGCCTAGTTAATTAGGTAACGTGTGGAGAGGCTTATAAATACATGGGCTATTGAACCAAATAAGTCGTTTTACTAGTATAATGATGCTGTCATATTCTAcagtaaataaaagatttcgTACATAGATATCGTTTCATTCAACTCTATTTATACTTATAGATACACAAGGTTTGTTTAgctcaaaaatatttgtaaaatataataaacttccAGTTTTTCATAATACTTTTAGAACCAGACGATACTGAGAAACAGATTCATAGAACGTCAAGGTACTCGTGCATCAGAGCCCTTACTCTGTAACTTTCAATAGATATACCGACAGTATCCTAATAATGAGTTTGTGTTCCGAATTTATCTATGGGTAttgaatgaaattatttactgGTGATAAATTCTGTTAACGACACATTAgaacaattgaaaatattgctaacatacattaatataacaaaaaactataagtaaccttaaaatataaaaactaaatattataatttaatattttgtatatcgAAAGAACTACATCGAACTTGAATACAGAAACGTCGGGTTTGattatataattctatataaataagggCGCAGTCAGTTCAACGCTCCTTGCGTAAAACAAAGCTAATctatattgtttgtttattatgttACATTATCTCTCTAAAgagctataaaatataattatttaattgaaatgatTTCAGTAATATTAGATCTTTGAAAAATAGTATTTGTATCTTCCCTTTCTAACTATGCATTCGTTGTTGATACGATTTTTGGTTTATTCATTGCCGAGGTAACGTTCGGAGATtggaatacataaaaaaaaggttttgtttAACTGGAGTCACGTTCAAAGGttgtttaaagattttaacgtagagaattatttttatattctggccatttatttaaattaaaagataaagcAAAATTCCTAAGAAAATAGTtcattaatatacatttagaaTAAAAGTCGGTAAAAGGAACGGGTCTGGTTGTATTGGTCGGGCTGATACTGAGCGCCCACTCCCGGCCGCTATCCCACTACTGCCTGATACGGGGACTTTTGGCTGCTGGGTTTCCCCCCTGGCCCGGTTCGCCCCTCATTATTTAACCTGCACCCCCCAGACTCCTCCGGGGGGTCCATATTAATACCAGGCTTAGTGTGGACGTCCAGTCAACATGGGCCACCCAGCACCAGGACTCCCGACCTCAAACCATCCTCCATACCAGACCTCCGAGTAGCCGGATTACAGGAGACGCCACGCTCCCAGTCGAAGAACATTGCGAAAACAaagaacatattatttaatttgaatgtaGGTTCAAATCAtagcataaaatataaaattagctagtttaaatattattatattttttattttttttcatcacttgcataaatttaatacattttataattgtcaCATAAACTATGAACATTGACTATTGTTTATAGGGCCATCTGTCTCAAAATATACTGAACAGTACACCTATCTGACGCTGACACAGTCTTCCTTCGGACTTTAACACATCAATCGACCAAACGCTACGATAGCAACGACACGATAAAAACATTGATCTAATTcgtatttattaagaatatccaacagaataataaaacctaaatcAATCAACTTATTAACGCCTTTTACCTTCCAGATGAGATGGCAATGATGATGATTATGTCCATCGAAGCACGGCTGAATAATGACGAAACATAACTATAGCAAAATTCCAATTCACGGAAATTCATACAGATTGTGATGATGgacttgtaaaaaataatattaaaacgaaaatatCGTGTTGTTTGAAATACCTCCGTACTTCGTAACTTATTATTGTATCATAGATGGCGCTGTAGTAAAACGCCGGTAATCTATTATTTCCAACAGCGATAGCGAACCCGACATTCTTGTAGCGATGTCAACAGTTTTTCTTCAGATGTCGCAAACTGTAACaaagctataataataaagtatgtaTGTATCAATATTGAGAGTAACAAAACCGGTATTGGTGTGTTTCTTTCTAAtacattgtgtaaaatatttaaaaaaagaaatttaagtACTTAACGAAGAGGTTAAAGGCATTTGGTTGTTTACTGTAAATAACGTACAACGTATGTTCTACGAAAAGTGGCACTCCTAAACTTAACATATGAATCATAAAACATAAAGAGataaaaaaagtatgtaaACAAACTtggtgtataaaatattatgcaatGTTTCCTCCATCGCAGTCTGTGATTGACCATTTAAAAGGACACATCggagttatttttttagaaattcaaCTGCAAGGTAAGCTAGATTtgaatactaattaaattacatttaacttCAAATAGATATTTACTCATCATGTTATACAAAGAGGAAATATTGATAAGtaacgaataaaataaataaaatataggtagaaattattttaaatttgttttaacattgtaaaaatatttgaatattaagtgatatcgggaattaatgtttaatgacTTAATtgcattgttaatattttacataattatacctCTTACGAGAGGTCTTTATCGGAACGATCgcaaaatagtataaaattaatattggttAATGCGGTTTGATcccattaaaattgttttatcacgttttctgaatattattttgaatagattttttttctaagcagtgaaatttaatttaaaagaattatcaaattatatcTCACGGTCTGTTCGCataattttgacatattattttatagtgtaGGAGTCTAATGaagaatttttcaaatcgGTTTTCggaagaaaaatattacttatattatattaaaggtCACCACAtcagatataatatattttctgtagtTATAAtgcattttgaaatatatatttatttatgtgatttaaacgatgtatttacatagttatgtataattattaatttgtggCTTTGTTAATTGATAACCGAGAggagattatatttttaacaaataattataagattctGAGGATATTAAAGGacgttaaataattgtaatgtgtaacataaagaaaatttaatcatttataactacaaaaaaacaattacttatTGCCATAaccaaaaacttaaaaattactttcaaTTCTATTCAAAAACGTCGTATTGATGCCCTTCTCCTTCAGTGTTTTTAAGCTATTCAAAAGGAAGGCCCTTATGATAGCCACCTATGCAAAAAGTATATGGTATGTATATAGTCGGAATATACTTAATGACACAGATATTTTCATAACTCCGGTTAAAGATTTTCGGAAATGGCATGCCTCATCCTTCTTATTTTCTTTGTAGTCTTTATTACTGAAGGATGTGCCTGTCTTAAAAAGCCCTCACCGTTACGACTTCTCCTTCCAACCCTCCTCCCTAGTCATTTCCATTGGTTCACTGGACTATCCGTAACTCCCCTAGCAATATGGCCAAAGTAACTAAGCGCCCTTTTGTAAATGACAGTCTTTTCTTGGTTGAGAAGGGATATGTTTGTAGTCCATGCTATTCGCAACATTCTCCCCCAACGCCACATCTCGATACGGAAAATACCAAATTTCTGACGACGCCGCCCTTATTGGTATTCAACACGTTTCTGTCTAACATATTCTGGACAGTTTGTTCATCGCTTGTACGTAAGTATAGTCACGGCCATCACCTTGTCTATTGTTATACAGTGACCGCAGACAAGGTAATATGGTATTAGTTCTAGG
The genomic region above belongs to Pieris brassicae chromosome 9, ilPieBrab1.1, whole genome shotgun sequence and contains:
- the LOC123714406 gene encoding apolipoprotein D-like gives rise to the protein MWQLSVLLLVATASAQIPSLGWCPDYQPMANFNINRFLGNWFEEERYFTVSELGTRCVNTKYESTPEGRIVVSNEITNSLTGMKRVLEGTLQMIGREGEGRMVIKYASLPVPYDNEFVILDTDYDNYAVMWACSGVGPVHIQNAWILTRERLPTLQLMQNAYGVLDRFKISRTFFVKTNQADCNILPQPAAEPLDLKNDVIIDAKNAVPELKAEAVGSVKILERSAIPEVMEPAKPMNMPEAEKKDEKMEKPMEIKEEIIKKEDMLKKDDMMKEEMMIKEDMKKEEMIKEEMKKKEEIKKEVMEKKEKAKRPS